From a single Leishmania infantum JPCM5 genome chromosome 36 genomic region:
- a CDS encoding putative protein kinase ck2 regulatory subunit, translating into MDEAYSPENMEYEYEDEELVSWITWFCDLKGNEFFCMVDREFITDDFNLTGLAPIVPFYHYALELILDVESMESDGLTEQQKRLVESSAEILYGLIHARFITTGRGLKLMEEKYMQGEFGSCPRVFCEGHALLPVGQSDVVRESSVKLFCPRCEDIYHPRSVRHRSLDGAFWGTTFPHLLLMQLRERGVSIPPPNQQYVPKVYGFRVRKPGTPLITNGAGEEETGAASAGAGDVSHKAEAGLHHKEEEGAVAGSNVLDQRLPAESSSSSSKGKAE; encoded by the coding sequence ATGGATGAGGCGTACTCCCCAGAGAACATGGAGTACGAGTACGAGGATGAAGAGCTTGTGAGCTGGATTACGTGGTTCTGCGACTTGAAGGGCAACGAGTTCTTCTGCATGGTCGACCGTGAGTTCATCACAGACGATTTCAACTTAACTGGATTGGCTCCCATAGTGCCATTTTACCACTACGCATTAGAACTGATCCTCGACGTGGAGTCGATGGAGAGCGACGGCCTTAccgagcagcagaagcgtCTCGTCGAGAGTTCCGCGGAGATCCTCTACGGTCTTATTCACGCCCGCTTTATCACCACCGGCCGCGGCCTCAAGCTGATGGAGGAAAAATATATGCAGGGCGAGTTTGGTAGCTGTCCCCGCGTCTTCTGCGAGGGTCATGCGCTGCTCCCGGTGGGCCAGAGCGACGTGGTGCGTGAGAGCTCCGTGAAGCTCTTTTGTCCACGCTGCGAGGACATTTACCACCCTCGCTCCGTCCGCCACCGTAGCCTCGACGGCGCCTTCTGGGGCACCACGTTCCCTCACCTGCTGCTCATGCAGCTACGCGAGCGCGGCGTGTCGATCCCGCCGCCGAACCAGCAGTACGTGCCGAAGGTGTACGGCTTCCGCGTTCGCAAGCCAGGCACGCCCCTCATCACGAACGGCGCGGGCGAAGAGGAGACCggggccgcctccgcaggcGCAGGGGATGTGTCACACAAAGCCGAGGCCGGGCTTCACCacaaagaagaagagggcgcCGTCGCAGGGTCGAACGTTTTGGATCAGCGGCTGCCCGCAGAATCCTCAAGTTCTAGCTCAAAAGGAAAGGCGGAGTAG